One region of Halomonas huangheensis genomic DNA includes:
- a CDS encoding PA3496 family putative envelope integrity protein has protein sequence MSRDSLLDDTYYYDSNGPDSNGPEPNGPDSNGSEANDQDAVNDDDYGRSRSSSRADTLRARRRVEALLEERRLKQAIDDDWGFDEEEEE, from the coding sequence ATGAGCCGCGATTCCCTTCTTGATGATACCTACTATTATGATTCCAACGGGCCGGATTCCAACGGGCCGGAACCCAACGGGCCGGACTCCAACGGCTCTGAAGCCAATGACCAGGATGCCGTCAACGACGATGACTACGGCCGCAGCCGTTCGTCGAGTCGTGCCGACACCCTGCGTGCACGACGGCGTGTCGAGGCATTGCTGGAAGAACGTCGACTGAAGCAGGCAATCGACGACGACTGGGGATTCGATGAGGAAGAGGAGGAGTAA